A single genomic interval of Asinibacterium sp. OR53 harbors:
- the recG gene encoding ATP-dependent DNA helicase RecG has translation MLSTPIEFLKGVGPLRADMLKKELNIYTFGDLLEHYPHRHIDKTKLSKIGEINLHTEFIQVAGKLVHTEIIGERRAKRLVAQLKDDTGVLELAWFQGINWVQKSLTPGMSYLVFGRTGFFNGRPQIVHPEIEPYVPAQAKGKAFLEPVYPATEKLKARGLNGRQLGKLTYQLLTQIRPEDLPENIPDAISTSLKLMPRYEAIRAIHFPADPAQYQQALHRLKFEELFMVQVRLNLVRMQRHRASKGVVFEKVGDYFNTFYNQYLPFELTGAQKRVLREIRTDTARGHQMNRLLQGDVGSGKTMVALLSMLLAADNSYQSCMMAPTEILAQQHYTGLSELLKEMPVEIALLTGSTKAAERKKILKGLQEDTIHFVVGTHAVIEDTVQFKNLGLVIVDEQHRFGVAQRAKLWEKAAVPPHVLVMTATPIPRTLAMTAYGDLDYSVMDELPPGRQPVTTVHRQEMARANVMDFVKTEITKGRQAYFIYPLIEESEKLSYEDLMQGYEQVKSFFPEPAYRISMVHGRQPQEQKDTNMQRFVSGDTQIMVSTTVIEVGVNVPNATVMVIESAEKFGLSQLHQLRGRVGRGSEKSFCILLTGSRASKEARERIKIMCATNDGFKIAEKDLELRGPGDIEGTRQSGALNFKVASIVNDKELLEKARKEAEKLCEEDNELKMAKNLILKAYLQSQPQKNGWGKIS, from the coding sequence ATACTATCCACCCCCATCGAATTCCTCAAAGGCGTAGGCCCTTTGCGTGCCGATATGCTGAAGAAAGAACTCAACATTTATACCTTCGGCGACCTGCTGGAACATTATCCGCACCGGCATATCGATAAGACGAAGCTGAGCAAGATCGGTGAGATCAATCTTCACACAGAATTCATACAGGTAGCTGGTAAACTGGTGCATACAGAAATAATAGGCGAACGAAGGGCTAAAAGACTGGTAGCGCAATTGAAAGATGATACAGGTGTGCTGGAACTGGCCTGGTTCCAGGGTATCAACTGGGTGCAGAAAAGCCTTACGCCGGGCATGTCATACCTGGTGTTCGGTCGCACCGGTTTTTTCAACGGAAGACCGCAGATCGTGCACCCGGAAATAGAGCCTTATGTACCTGCACAGGCGAAGGGCAAAGCATTTCTCGAACCGGTATATCCTGCTACAGAAAAATTAAAAGCACGCGGACTCAACGGCAGGCAATTGGGCAAGCTAACCTACCAGTTGCTGACGCAGATCAGGCCGGAAGACCTGCCCGAAAATATTCCCGATGCCATCAGCACATCGCTCAAACTGATGCCGCGTTACGAAGCCATCCGCGCCATTCATTTTCCCGCCGATCCTGCGCAATACCAGCAGGCTTTGCATCGACTCAAATTCGAAGAGTTGTTTATGGTGCAGGTGCGGTTGAACCTGGTGCGTATGCAACGGCACAGGGCCAGTAAAGGGGTGGTGTTTGAAAAAGTAGGCGATTATTTCAATACATTTTACAATCAATATTTACCATTTGAATTAACGGGTGCACAAAAAAGAGTGCTGCGGGAGATACGCACCGATACGGCGCGCGGACATCAGATGAACAGGTTGTTGCAGGGAGATGTGGGCAGTGGAAAAACCATGGTGGCTTTGTTGAGTATGCTGCTGGCAGCCGATAATAGCTACCAGAGTTGTATGATGGCGCCCACGGAGATTTTGGCGCAGCAACATTATACGGGGCTTAGTGAATTGCTCAAAGAAATGCCTGTTGAAATAGCATTGCTTACCGGCAGCACCAAAGCGGCCGAACGTAAAAAAATATTAAAGGGCCTGCAGGAAGATACCATCCATTTTGTAGTAGGCACACATGCGGTGATTGAAGACACCGTGCAGTTTAAAAACCTGGGACTCGTTATCGTTGACGAACAGCATCGTTTCGGTGTTGCGCAGCGGGCAAAATTATGGGAGAAGGCAGCGGTCCCTCCGCATGTGCTGGTGATGACCGCCACGCCCATACCCAGGACCCTGGCAATGACGGCTTATGGCGATCTCGATTACAGTGTGATGGATGAGTTGCCGCCAGGCAGGCAGCCGGTTACAACCGTACACCGGCAGGAGATGGCCAGGGCCAATGTGATGGATTTTGTAAAAACAGAGATCACCAAAGGCAGGCAGGCTTATTTTATTTACCCGCTGATAGAAGAAAGTGAAAAGTTGAGTTATGAAGACCTCATGCAGGGGTACGAACAGGTAAAAAGTTTTTTCCCTGAGCCGGCTTACCGGATCAGTATGGTGCATGGCCGGCAACCGCAGGAGCAAAAAGATACCAATATGCAACGTTTTGTGAGTGGCGACACACAGATCATGGTGAGTACTACTGTGATAGAAGTAGGGGTGAACGTGCCCAATGCCACTGTGATGGTGATAGAGAGCGCCGAAAAATTCGGACTTTCCCAACTGCACCAGCTGCGGGGAAGGGTGGGACGAGGCAGCGAGAAAAGTTTTTGCATTTTATTAACAGGGTCCCGGGCCAGCAAAGAAGCCCGGGAACGTATCAAGATTATGTGCGCCACCAATGACGGGTTCAAGATCGCAGAGAAGGACCTGGAGTTGCGCGGACCGGGCGATATAGAAGGCACCAGGCAGAGCGGGGCGTTGAATTTCAAGGTGGCTAGTATTGTAAATGACAAGGAATTGCTGGAAAAAGCGAGGAAAGAGGCGGAAAAATTATGTGAAGAAGATAATGAGCTAAAGATGGCAAAGAATTTGATACTCAAAGCCTATCTGCAATCCCAGCCTCAGAAGAACGGTTGGGGCAAGATATCCTGA
- a CDS encoding T9SS C-terminal target domain-containing protein codes for MSGRTIARILVLMLISVYGSAQGYLEFVENKGQWEPSIKYKGEMSTGAFALQATGYRVLLHKGADLESLTEKIHGHGPSHSSGSTPGGSGGGSGREHADQPVQTQTNAATEHPVNIGGAGPDRDNDQPLILHSHAYQVRFLNANEHAQIIPEKPLPGNINYLVGKDSTQWASGCASYQAITYKNIYPNIDIRYYTASGVLKYDLIVHPGGDVSNVAMYYEGANGLRVKDGKLMVKTAVEEVQEFPPYSYQLLNNERTEVPCSYEVKGNIVRFRINGAYSKTATLVIDPSFVFSSFSGSTASNWGYTATYDGQGNFYGGGIVFSGNGKFPTSNGAFQTTFQGGVNTGEGGGFDIGIIKLDPLGTNRIYATYLGGAAGNEQPHSLFVDPAGNLVVAGRSNSSDYPVKGALKTYGPGGGWDIVVTKLNQNGTGLVASVKIGGLQDDGVNIKPKYSGTPGAQSINRNYGDDARSEVIIDAAGSIYVASCTQSDSFPTTPGAFQSASGGSLGNHQDGVVLKLKSDLSGVIFSTRIGGSNDDAAFVLAISPLTGDLYVGGTTASNDFPGDKTGTISSSFNQGICDGFVARFHNDGTFVKSTYIGTSGNDMLYGIQFDKFGFPYVMGTTTGSWPIKKPANAGSFFMQTNGKQYISKLMPDLSDFVYSTVFGTNTTYPNISPVAFLVDRCENVYMSGWGGGIDSHNNSFPNATTVGLPVVGGGQTITDGADFYFFVLERDAKSQLFGSFFGQQGGATGEHVDGGTSRFDRNGIIYQAICANCGGGARFPTTSGVWAPNNGAAPSGCNLAMVKIAFNLAGVEAGIQASVNGRIRDTTGCVPLTADFRDTLAMGKNYIWDFGDGTPPVTTGAPNISHTFNLVGNYRVKLTAVDSSSCNLADSSFVTMRVRSDEVKMSFTNRKLPPCTSLQYEFNNTSIAPPGKPLQDQSFLWIFGDSTTQYAGTGKVVHSYKAPGTYTIKLVLVDTTYCNYDDTISVQIRIADNLKAQFTTPAAGCAPYTAVFDNTSLGGQKFSWDFGDGTTSTQTNPIHLYNNVGSYIVKLTAVDSNTCNMEDSASFTITVNPKPQAGFSYSPEPTLPNTPVVFTNSSLAATRYKWIFDDGDTLATRRKDTTVSHLYNYSGKFNTCLVAYNDAGCSDTTCQLISITIIPGMDVPNAFTPNGDGVNDRIYVRGFGIAKMVWRIYNRWGVLVYVGTDKDEGWDGTYKGVLQPQEVYHYTLLVEFADGTKTSKKGDITLLR; via the coding sequence ATGTCGGGAAGAACAATAGCAAGGATATTGGTATTGATGCTGATCAGTGTATATGGCTCGGCACAGGGTTATCTTGAATTTGTTGAAAATAAGGGGCAGTGGGAGCCTTCCATTAAATATAAGGGTGAGATGAGCACAGGTGCTTTCGCCTTGCAGGCCACCGGTTACAGGGTGCTGCTGCATAAGGGGGCCGATCTGGAGAGTCTCACCGAAAAAATACACGGGCATGGTCCCAGTCATTCATCTGGTAGTACTCCTGGTGGCTCGGGCGGTGGCTCAGGTCGTGAACATGCCGATCAACCTGTCCAGACTCAAACCAATGCTGCTACAGAACATCCGGTAAATATAGGTGGGGCAGGACCGGATCGTGACAACGATCAGCCACTTATACTACACTCGCATGCTTATCAAGTGCGGTTCCTCAATGCGAATGAACATGCACAGATCATTCCTGAAAAACCCCTGCCAGGCAATATCAATTATTTAGTGGGCAAAGATTCTACTCAATGGGCCTCGGGATGTGCTTCCTACCAGGCCATCACTTATAAAAATATTTATCCGAACATAGATATCCGTTATTATACGGCCAGTGGTGTATTGAAATACGACCTCATTGTGCATCCTGGCGGCGATGTATCCAATGTAGCCATGTATTATGAAGGCGCCAACGGTTTGCGCGTGAAAGACGGTAAGTTGATGGTGAAAACCGCTGTGGAAGAAGTGCAGGAATTTCCTCCCTATAGTTATCAGTTACTGAACAATGAGCGTACGGAAGTGCCCTGCAGCTATGAAGTGAAAGGAAACATCGTACGCTTCCGCATCAACGGCGCCTATTCTAAAACTGCTACCCTGGTGATAGATCCTTCATTCGTTTTTTCTTCCTTCTCGGGAAGTACGGCGAGTAACTGGGGTTATACCGCTACATACGACGGACAGGGAAATTTTTATGGAGGAGGTATTGTTTTCAGTGGCAATGGAAAATTCCCCACCAGCAATGGCGCTTTCCAAACCACATTCCAGGGAGGAGTGAATACCGGCGAAGGAGGCGGCTTTGACATCGGTATCATCAAATTAGACCCTCTTGGTACTAACCGCATATATGCTACTTACCTGGGAGGCGCTGCAGGCAACGAACAGCCACACAGTCTTTTTGTAGATCCCGCCGGTAATCTGGTGGTGGCAGGGCGCTCCAATTCAAGCGACTACCCGGTAAAGGGTGCGTTAAAAACTTATGGTCCCGGAGGAGGATGGGATATTGTTGTAACCAAACTCAACCAGAATGGAACAGGCTTGGTGGCATCGGTTAAAATAGGCGGCCTGCAGGACGATGGCGTGAATATCAAACCCAAATATTCCGGCACACCCGGTGCGCAATCCATCAACCGGAATTATGGAGATGATGCGCGCAGTGAAGTGATCATTGATGCCGCCGGAAGTATTTATGTAGCTTCCTGTACACAGTCAGATAGTTTTCCTACCACACCAGGCGCTTTTCAATCTGCTTCAGGAGGCAGTCTCGGAAATCACCAGGATGGTGTGGTGCTCAAACTCAAATCCGATCTTTCCGGCGTTATTTTCTCCACCAGGATCGGGGGCAGTAACGACGATGCGGCATTTGTACTGGCCATCAGTCCGCTTACCGGCGATCTATATGTGGGTGGCACTACCGCCAGTAACGATTTTCCGGGCGATAAAACCGGTACCATTTCAAGCAGTTTCAACCAGGGTATCTGCGATGGCTTTGTGGCAAGGTTCCATAATGACGGTACGTTTGTAAAGAGTACTTATATCGGTACATCGGGCAATGACATGCTCTATGGCATCCAGTTCGATAAATTCGGTTTTCCTTATGTCATGGGCACTACCACCGGTTCCTGGCCCATCAAGAAGCCTGCGAATGCCGGCAGCTTTTTCATGCAAACCAACGGCAAGCAATACATCAGCAAGCTGATGCCCGATTTATCAGACTTTGTATATTCAACGGTATTCGGCACCAATACTACTTATCCCAATATCTCGCCTGTGGCTTTCCTGGTAGACCGCTGTGAAAATGTGTATATGTCGGGATGGGGCGGAGGTATCGATTCGCATAACAATAGTTTTCCCAATGCCACCACAGTAGGGTTGCCTGTTGTAGGAGGCGGACAAACCATCACCGATGGTGCGGACTTTTATTTCTTTGTACTGGAACGTGATGCCAAATCGCAGCTCTTCGGCAGCTTCTTCGGACAACAAGGAGGTGCCACCGGTGAACATGTGGATGGAGGTACCAGTCGCTTCGACCGCAACGGGATCATTTACCAGGCCATCTGCGCCAACTGCGGCGGCGGTGCACGTTTCCCCACTACCAGCGGTGTATGGGCTCCTAACAATGGTGCCGCGCCATCGGGCTGTAACCTGGCCATGGTGAAAATTGCTTTCAATCTTGCCGGCGTAGAAGCCGGCATACAGGCTTCTGTCAACGGCAGGATCAGGGATACGACAGGCTGTGTGCCGCTCACCGCAGATTTTCGCGATACACTGGCTATGGGTAAAAACTATATATGGGATTTTGGCGACGGCACCCCGCCGGTGACAACGGGTGCTCCCAACATTTCACATACATTCAATCTTGTAGGTAATTACCGGGTGAAGCTTACTGCTGTTGATTCTTCTTCCTGTAACCTGGCCGACAGTTCTTTTGTGACCATGCGGGTACGGAGCGATGAAGTGAAAATGTCTTTCACCAACCGCAAGCTGCCGCCTTGTACTTCACTGCAATATGAATTCAACAACACGTCCATAGCACCTCCCGGCAAACCATTGCAGGACCAGAGTTTCCTGTGGATATTCGGAGACAGTACCACGCAATATGCAGGTACAGGTAAAGTGGTACACAGTTATAAAGCACCCGGTACCTATACCATCAAACTGGTATTGGTTGATACCACTTATTGCAATTACGATGATACAATATCCGTGCAGATCAGGATCGCCGATAACCTGAAGGCACAGTTTACCACACCGGCAGCAGGTTGTGCGCCTTATACTGCTGTGTTTGATAATACATCACTGGGCGGACAAAAATTCAGTTGGGATTTTGGCGATGGTACCACATCAACGCAAACCAATCCCATCCACTTGTACAATAATGTAGGCAGTTATATCGTGAAGCTGACAGCAGTGGACAGCAATACCTGTAATATGGAAGACTCCGCTTCCTTCACCATTACCGTGAATCCCAAACCACAGGCAGGATTCAGCTATTCGCCGGAGCCCACTTTACCTAATACACCTGTTGTGTTTACCAACAGTTCGCTGGCAGCTACCCGGTATAAATGGATATTCGACGATGGAGATACACTGGCTACGCGGCGAAAAGATACCACTGTATCGCACCTGTATAATTATTCCGGCAAGTTCAATACCTGTCTTGTTGCATACAACGATGCAGGATGTTCCGATACTACCTGTCAGCTTATTTCCATTACCATTATACCGGGAATGGATGTACCCAATGCTTTCACGCCTAATGGTGATGGCGTCAACGACCGGATCTATGTAAGGGGTTTTGGTATTGCTAAAATGGTATGGCGTATTTACAATCGATGGGGTGTACTGGTATATGTGGGAACAGATAAGGATGAAGGTTGGGATGGTACTTATAAAGGCGTGCTGCAACCACAGGAGGTATATCATTACACCTTGCTGGTTGAATTTGCCGATGGAACCAAAACCAGCAAGAAAGGAGATATTACTTTACTCAGATAA
- a CDS encoding PorP/SprF family type IX secretion system membrane protein: MRKLIKITGCCVALLTGSMARAQSLHFSQYFNTPLLINPANTGFNPDYDYRVGVNYRNQWASVGNPYKTMSAWGDVKVFRDRFESGWMGIGGSLMKDVAGSGNLSATHATATIAYHQMLGYNSLLSGGFGLAYVNKRVDVNKLTFDDQWNGKFFDVTIPSNEPFTNTSVSYLDLQMGLNYAYFASDNFYFNAGVSIMHINTPRESFFDPTVSNATLSRRYTGFVNASIKLQDLWIVNPNVYVSKMGSAWEAVLGFNANRNLSGDGEKQMVFGLYYRNNDAIIPMLGYEVNDLKVIASYDATISSLRNLNGGRGAYEISLIKSGVFNSSAGRSVKCPTVRF; the protein is encoded by the coding sequence ATGCGGAAATTGATTAAAATAACGGGATGCTGTGTGGCGCTGCTGACCGGCTCGATGGCCAGGGCACAGAGTCTGCATTTTTCACAGTATTTCAATACGCCTTTGCTGATCAATCCGGCCAATACGGGCTTCAACCCGGATTATGATTATCGCGTGGGGGTCAATTACCGCAACCAGTGGGCATCGGTAGGCAATCCTTATAAGACCATGAGCGCCTGGGGCGATGTGAAAGTATTCCGCGACCGGTTCGAAAGCGGCTGGATGGGTATCGGCGGATCGTTGATGAAAGACGTAGCAGGCAGTGGTAACCTGAGCGCTACACATGCTACTGCTACCATTGCATACCACCAGATGCTGGGTTATAACAGTTTGCTGAGTGGAGGTTTTGGATTGGCGTATGTGAACAAACGGGTGGATGTGAACAAGCTCACTTTCGATGACCAGTGGAACGGAAAATTTTTCGACGTCACGATTCCTTCCAATGAACCATTTACGAATACCAGTGTGTCATACCTCGATCTGCAAATGGGACTCAACTATGCTTATTTCGCGTCTGATAATTTTTATTTCAACGCCGGGGTAAGCATCATGCACATCAACACACCAAGAGAAAGTTTTTTCGATCCTACTGTTTCCAATGCTACGCTTTCAAGGCGTTATACCGGGTTCGTGAATGCCAGCATCAAATTGCAGGACCTGTGGATCGTGAATCCGAATGTGTATGTGAGCAAGATGGGATCGGCCTGGGAAGCGGTGCTGGGCTTCAATGCCAACAGGAACCTTAGTGGCGATGGAGAAAAACAAATGGTATTCGGACTCTATTACCGCAACAACGACGCCATCATTCCCATGCTGGGTTATGAAGTGAATGACCTCAAGGTCATTGCCAGTTACGACGCTACGATTTCCTCTCTCCGTAATCTCAACGGGGGCAGAGGAGCGTATGAAATATCACTTATTAAAAGTGGTGTATTCAACTCCTCTGCCGGAAGGTCGGTGAAATGCCCGACTGTGCGTTTTTAA
- a CDS encoding Fic family protein yields MKPPYSITPVILKLLSIVSEKIGEINASHLQRPKAELRKDNRIKTIQSSLEIEGNTLSVEQVTAILENKRVLAPQKDILEVKNAIAVYDSIVTFKPYSLTSFLSAHRLLMTGLVPSPGKLRSGNVGIVKGDKLAHLAPQGTMAKPLMNDLFAYVKRDDDPLLIKSCVFHYELEFIHPFADGNGRMGRLWQTVLLMQQYPVFEYLPVESIIKKKQAEYYKSLGQSDKEGHCTRFIEFMLLVISEALEALLVLQPVSLQGNDRIAIFKTQIGQHLFTRQDYMRAFKEISSATASRDLSDAVINKILVRSGDKRTTVYQFQ; encoded by the coding sequence ATGAAACCTCCCTATTCTATTACCCCTGTCATTTTAAAACTGCTGTCAATTGTTTCAGAAAAAATCGGGGAGATCAATGCTAGCCATTTACAAAGGCCAAAAGCTGAACTGAGAAAAGATAATCGTATTAAAACCATCCAGTCCTCACTGGAAATAGAAGGCAACACATTGAGTGTTGAACAGGTCACGGCTATTTTAGAGAACAAAAGGGTGCTGGCTCCTCAAAAAGATATACTAGAAGTAAAGAATGCTATAGCAGTATACGACAGTATTGTAACTTTCAAACCATACAGCCTCACTTCATTTCTTTCAGCTCACCGGCTTTTAATGACAGGGCTAGTCCCTTCTCCTGGCAAACTTCGCAGTGGCAATGTGGGCATTGTAAAGGGGGATAAACTAGCACACCTGGCACCGCAAGGCACGATGGCAAAACCTCTAATGAATGATCTGTTCGCCTATGTCAAAAGAGATGATGACCCACTCCTAATCAAAAGCTGCGTCTTTCATTATGAGTTAGAGTTTATTCACCCATTTGCAGATGGGAATGGGCGCATGGGTCGGTTATGGCAAACCGTTCTACTGATGCAACAGTACCCGGTATTTGAATACTTGCCTGTAGAATCGATCATCAAAAAAAAGCAGGCTGAATATTACAAATCATTAGGACAATCTGATAAAGAAGGGCATTGTACCCGGTTCATTGAATTTATGCTGCTCGTAATCAGTGAAGCGCTGGAAGCATTATTGGTTTTACAACCTGTTTCTTTACAGGGCAATGACCGTATAGCCATATTCAAAACCCAAATTGGTCAACATCTCTTCACAAGGCAGGATTATATGCGGGCCTTTAAAGAAATCTCCTCTGCTACCGCCAGCCGCGATCTGTCAGATGCTGTTATCAATAAAATCCTGGTACGATCTGGTGATAAAAGAACCACCGTTTATCAATTTCAATAA
- a CDS encoding aminopeptidase P family protein translates to MKYLPLKPAIFIHNRERFTKQLLPNSIAIFVSNDEWPSNGDALHRFKQNSDLFWLSGIEQEDSMVILYPDNPDPKYREVLVLVRPNELKEKWDGKRLRAAEATAVSGIATVLWVDSLDALLQTWVHLADHIYLDSNENDRKASLIRSRDYRFIDEMKSRYPLHQFHRAAKIMKELRAVKTKEEVEVLQKAIDITDTTFRRLLKFIRPGVMEYEIEAEIWHSFLSNRATGPAYSSIIASGDRARTLHYVSNDQECKDGELILMDFGAEYGGYCADLTRTIPVNGKFTKRQKTVYNACLNIHNYCKTILKPGISVVDYTDKVGEKATEEFLKIGLLHKSDLKNEDPENRAYRKYLYHGISHHLGIDVHDLGTRTAPLKAGMLLTIEPGIYIEEEQMGVRIENNVWLTKTGNTDLMKNIPITAEDIEALMKK, encoded by the coding sequence ATGAAATACCTGCCACTGAAACCGGCTATTTTCATCCATAACCGGGAAAGATTTACCAAACAGTTATTACCTAACAGCATCGCCATTTTTGTAAGTAACGACGAATGGCCCTCCAATGGAGACGCCCTGCACCGTTTCAAGCAGAACAGCGACCTTTTCTGGCTTTCGGGTATCGAGCAGGAAGATTCCATGGTGATCCTGTATCCCGATAATCCCGATCCCAAATACCGTGAAGTGTTGGTGCTGGTTCGTCCGAACGAGCTCAAGGAAAAATGGGATGGCAAGCGCTTACGCGCCGCAGAAGCCACTGCTGTTTCGGGCATTGCTACTGTATTGTGGGTAGACAGCCTGGATGCGTTATTGCAAACATGGGTACACCTGGCCGATCATATTTATCTCGACAGCAACGAGAACGACCGCAAAGCATCCCTCATCAGGAGCCGCGATTACCGTTTCATCGATGAAATGAAATCACGTTATCCTTTGCACCAATTCCATCGCGCAGCAAAAATCATGAAAGAGCTGCGCGCTGTTAAAACAAAAGAAGAAGTAGAAGTATTACAAAAAGCCATCGATATCACCGATACCACTTTCCGCCGCTTACTCAAATTCATTCGTCCGGGTGTGATGGAATACGAGATCGAAGCGGAGATATGGCATAGTTTCCTGAGCAACCGCGCGACCGGTCCCGCTTACAGCAGCATCATCGCCAGTGGCGACCGGGCCCGCACGCTGCATTATGTGAGCAACGACCAGGAATGCAAAGACGGGGAATTGATACTGATGGATTTTGGTGCAGAATATGGCGGCTATTGTGCCGATCTCACGCGCACGATTCCGGTGAACGGTAAATTCACCAAGCGGCAGAAAACAGTGTACAACGCCTGTTTGAACATACACAATTATTGCAAGACCATTTTAAAGCCGGGCATCTCCGTGGTAGATTACACCGATAAAGTAGGGGAGAAAGCCACAGAGGAATTTTTGAAGATCGGTTTGTTGCATAAAAGCGATCTCAAAAATGAAGATCCCGAGAACCGTGCTTACCGCAAATACCTCTACCACGGCATTTCACACCACCTGGGTATCGACGTGCATGACCTCGGCACCCGCACGGCTCCGCTTAAAGCGGGCATGTTGCTCACCATTGAGCCTGGCATTTATATTGAAGAGGAGCAGATGGGCGTTCGTATCGAAAACAATGTATGGCTCACGAAGACGGGCAATACAGACCTCATGAAAAATATTCCGATCACGGCGGAAGACATAGAAGCATTGATGAAAAAATGA